One genomic window of Saccopteryx bilineata isolate mSacBil1 chromosome 4, mSacBil1_pri_phased_curated, whole genome shotgun sequence includes the following:
- the PLEKHO2 gene encoding pleckstrin homology domain-containing family O member 2: MEEEGVKERGEKPRGARTADKAGWIKKSSGGLLGLWKDRYLLLCQAQLLVYENEDEQKCVETVELGSYEKCQDLRALLKRKHRFILLRSPGNKVSDIKFQAPSGEEKESWIKALNEGINRGKNKAFDEVKVDKSCALEHVTRDRVRGGQRRRPPTRIHLKEVASAASDGLSRLDLDVLDSRPPVLAPSNDVSAAQPRETPRPLMPPTKPSPAPEMTVLGDREETPMGERAPTPVSAYSEADSESREDSETPEGKDSPSEQQPSRVVPDKLKVTWESPSPEEPPDPKSAEPPQAPCSETSEALTKEGGKPPTPPPKILSKKLRASMSGVEASRPARSPGPSETSAPGPTQVSLNGLDDSPEPVKPAQAAGTPGTPPKNATSTAQFSWDLPPQFHPRCSSMGDLLGEGPRRPQQPRERLYRAQLEVQVASEQTEKLLNKVLDIEPVPVSAETLLSEAVEQLRQATQVLQEIRDLGELRQEVPGLREKQKELVTLYRRSAP; encoded by the exons GGTGTGAAGGAGAGGGGCGAGAAGCCTCGGGGAGCACGGACGGCAGACAAGGCTGGCTGGATCAAGAAGAGCAGCGGGGGCCTCCTAGGGCTCTGGAAAGACCGCTATCTGCTCCTCTGCCAGGCCCAGCTGCTGGTCTATGAGAACGAG GATGAGCAGAAGTGTGTGGAGACAGTGGAGCTGGGCAGCTATGAGAAGTGCCAGGACCTTCGTGCCCTCCTCAAGCGGAAACACCGATTTATCCTACTGAGATCGCCAGGGAACAAG GTCAGCGACATCAAATTTCAAGCACCcagtggggaggagaaggaatcCTGGATCAAAGCCCTCAATGAAGGCATCAACCGGGGCAAGAACAAGGCTTTCGATGAG GTAAAGGTGGACAAGAGCTGTGCCCTGGAGCATGTGACTCGGGACCGAGTGCGTGGGGGCCAGCGGCGCCGGCCACCTACAAGAATCCACCTGAAGGAG GTAGCCAGTGCAGCTTCTGATGGACTTTCACGCCTGGACCTCGATGTTCTGGACAGCAGGCCACCAGTGTTGGCCCCTAGCAATGATGTCAGTGCAGCCCAGCCCCGGGAGACACCCCGGCCCCTCATGCCTCCTACCAAGCCTTCTCCAGCACCTGAGATGACCGTACTGGGTGACAGAGAGGAAACTCCCATGGGCGAGAGAGCCCCAACTCCTGTCTCAGCGTACTCTGAGGCTGACTCTGAGAGCCGAGAGGACTCAGAGACCCCAGAGGGAAAGGACAGTCCCTCTGAGCAGCAACCCAGCAGGGTCGTACCTGACAAACTGAAAGTGACCTGGGAGAGCCCCAGCCCTGAAGAGCCCCCTGACCCTAAAAGTGCAGAACCACCCCAGGCGCCCTGTTCTGAGACTTCTGAGGCTTTAACCAAGGAGGGTGGGAAGCCCCCGACACCGCCACCCAAGATCTTATCAAAGAAACTGAGAGCCTCCATGAGTGGGGTGGAAGCTTCAAGGCCAGCCCGGAGTCCTGGGCCCTCTgagacctctgccccaggcccaaCACAGGTCTCATTGAATGGCCTGGATGACAGTCCTGAGCCTGTCAAACCAGCCCAGGCTGCGGGCACCCCAGGAACTCCCCCAAAGAACGCAACATCTACAGCACAGTTCTCCTGGGACCTGCCACCTCAGTTCCATCCCCGCTGCTCCTCCATGGGGGACCTGCTCGGTGAAGGCCCCCGCCGTCCACAGCAGCCCAGGGAACGGCTGTACCGGGCCCAGCTGGAGGTACAGGTGGCTTCAGAACAGACAGAGAAACTGTTGAACAAGGTGCTGGACATTGAGCCGGTCCCGGTGAGCGCCGAGACGTTGCTCAGCGAAGCTGTGGAGCAGCTGAGGCAGGCCACCCAGGTCCTGCAGGAAATCCGGGATCTGGGAGAGCTGAGGCAGGAAGTACCCGGCCTACGAGAGAAGCAGAAGGAGCTCGTGACGCTctacaggagaagtgcaccctaG